Within Topomyia yanbarensis strain Yona2022 chromosome 2, ASM3024719v1, whole genome shotgun sequence, the genomic segment AGTTTCAGAAAGAGAAGGTGTGCTGCGAACTCACGCTCTGTGTCGAAACTGTTTCCACAAAGGCCACCAAGCTAAGGACTGTAATTCAAAAGTGTCATGCAGGAAATGCAAGGCCCGGCATCACACCATAGTATGCTTCAAGGCGCATAGCGATAGTAGAACGAAGAATAATGCAGAGTCTGAGGACGTGGCCTCCGGAAAATCGGACTCAGGGGACGCTTCAGAAACAAGGCTAGCTCATGTGGCGGTCGATAGCAGTGTGCTTTCTGCTACCTGCAGCtcacggattcctacaccaagGGTTTTGTTAGCAACTGCGATGATAACGATAAAGGACGATGCGGGAGTCAGCATCACTGCAAGGGCATTACTTGACTCAGGGTCTCAATGCAATTTCGTTTCTCGTCGCCTTTGTCAACGATTTAAACTTCATCAAAACAGGGTGCAGGTCCCTGTGGTAGGAATTGGTCAATCGGAAATAATGGCCAAATACGAAGTTCAGTTGACTATTTCATCCAGAACTCAGGACTTCACCAAATCACTGGCATTACTGGTACTTCCAAAAATCACGGTGAAACTTCCCATTTCGGACATTGATATAAATGGATGGAATATTCCTACGCATCTGAAGCTTTCCGATTCGGAGTTTAATCGATCCAAGCCAGTCGATTTAATTTTAGGCGGTGGTTCGTTTTTCGATTTCTTTAGTGTTGGACAGTCTATTGAATTGGGCGAACGGTTACCGAAACTGATTGATTCTGTCTTCGGTTGGGTTGTAGCTGGAGAGTACAACACACTATCCTACAATTCGCCCAGAGTCTGCAATACGGCAACAACCGCAACTTTGGAGGAGCTTCTACCCCGATTTTGGTCCTGCGAGGAGATCGGGTTGGCTGAAAGGATGTCACCACAAGAAGCACGATGCGAAGAACAATTTTCAAGTACAGTCAAAAGAGCTTTGGATGGAAGGTATATAGTCACGTTACCGAAGGATGAGAAGGTCATTGCGAAACTAGGTGAATCCAAGGAAACCGCATTCAAAAGACTGCAAGGATTGGAACGGCGTTTAGGAAAGGATCCGATTCTTCGGAAAAGATACGACGAGTTCCTGATGGAGTACCTGAAATTGGGACATATGAAAAAGGTGAATGTCAACGAAGATTGTCAGATCAATCGAGTCTTCTTGCCACATCACCCCGTCGTGAAAGAAAGCAGTACAACTACCAAAGTCAGGGTGGTCTTTGACGCATCCTGTAAGACCGCTACAGGGATTTCGTTGAATGATGGCTTGGTAGCTGGACCGGTCATTCAGGATGATCTTCGCTCAATAATATTTAGATGTCGAACACGTCAGATCATGGTTATTGCCGATGTCGAAAAGATGTTTCGTCAAGTTATCGTAGCATCGGATGATAGATGGTTGCAGAACATACTTTGGCGATTCGATTCGAAGGAACCCCCATCCACGTACGAGCTGACAACGGTTACATATGGTACTAAACCGGCGCCATACCTAGCTACTAGAGCCCTGCAACAACTAACGATAGATGAAGCACACAAATACCCTCTTACATCTAAATCTGCCCGAGAGGACGTGTATATGGATGATCTTATTTCGGGAGCTGACGACATGGATTCGGCTTCCGAATTATGCAGACAACTAGTTTCTATGATGGATAAAGGAGGATTCCACCTTAGGAAATGGGCCTCTAATTGTCCTGCCGCTCTTCAGGACATACCCAAGGAAGATATGGCGATACAGAACACCGCAGTAGAGTTGGACCCTGATCCGGAAGTGAGAACACTTGGGCTCATCTGGCTCCCTAGTAGCGATTCATTGAAGCTTCATTTTAATGTTCCCTTGGTGGAGGTTACAGAAAGGCTTACGAAGCGGAAGGTGCTCTCCATAATAGCGGCTCTTTTTGACCCATTGGGATTGGTTGGGGCCACAGTAACAATGGCCAAGCTATTTATGCAACTCCTTTGGACCCTCCCTGGCGAAAACAGCGATCGGTTAGAATGGGACGACTTCCTCCCAGCTGCGGTAGAATTAAATTGGAGGAGATTCCACGCTCAATTGCCAGCTCTGGCAGGTATACGCATTGCTCGTTGCGTAATGCTACccaaaatgattgagcaggaaATTCACGTTTTCTGCGATGCCAGCGAGAAGGCGTATGGAGCATGTCTTTATTTGAAAAGCGTAGACGAATCTGGACAGGTAATGGTTTCATTGATGGCTTCAAAGTCAAGGGTTGCTCTCCTGAAGAGTCAATCCCTTCCAAGGTTGGAGTTATGTGGGGCCCTAATTGCAGCAGAATTATTCGATAAGGTTAGGGCAGCAACGAGGTTTGAAGGACGAGTATATTTTTGGACTGACTCCACGACGGTTTTACAATGGTTGAAATCTGTTCCCACCACATGGACAACCTTTGTAGCTAACCGGGTTTCAAAAATTCAGAGTCTCACAGAAACTGCTCGGTGGTGCCATGTACCAGGTATTCAAAATCCGGCGGATTTAATATCGCGGGGTATGTTTCCAGAAGAATTAGTTCTCAGCATGCTCTGGTGGCATGGGCCGAGCTGGGTGAACGAACCCTCCAAATGGCCAGATCAGCCGAAACTGCCCAAGACACAGAGTATAGAAGCTGAAAGGAAGCGTACAGTTGTGGCACTAGGGGTGGTAGAAGATGGTGATTTTTACATAAGATACTTCCAATCGTTCTCCAACTATACTGATCTCATAAGAAAGACAGCATACTGGTGTCGGTACTTCAAGAACCTGAAGAATAAGGTGGACGGAACGAACTTGCAAGTTGGTTTCCTGACCAGTGAAGAG encodes:
- the LOC131680903 gene encoding uncharacterized protein LOC131680903; this translates as MSKSTASKKGSALRTVTTRLKGLQTSFDNIHSFVERFNEHVTASDVQVRLERLDILWEQINDTINEVLSHSDFHTDPSSIMEERSLYENQFYDDKSFLMDKHKMLQDTPILDQTTRTNTSFSHGSTPHARLPQITLPKFSGNIDEWISFRDLYTSLIHWQAYLPDVEKLHYLRSQLQGEALSVIEALPITSANYITAWELLVKRYSNLKVIKRKQIQGIFDLQLLKKESAGELHTLLENFERILKTLDQLVQPADYKDLLLLHILSSKLDSSTRRSWEEHTSSKDSESLKDLTDFLARRVRVLEALPSKGLDQRHDTSQPMYKQRPSQQPRASYSAVQQTSFRCSVCSENHPLYKCKVFGQMAVSEREGVLRTHALCRNCFHKGHQAKDCNSKVSCRKCKARHHTIVCFKAHSDSRTKNNAESEDVASGKSDSGDASETRLAHVAVDSSVLSATCSSRIPTPRVLLATAMITIKDDAGVSITARALLDSGSQCNFVSRRLCQRFKLHQNRVQVPVVGIGQSEIMAKYEVQLTISSRTQDFTKSLALLVLPKITVKLPISDIDINGWNIPTHLKLSDSEFNRSKPVDLILGGGSFFDFFSVGQSIELGERLPKLIDSVFGWVVAGEYNTLSYNSPRVCNTATTATLEELLPRFWSCEEIGLAERMSPQEARCEEQFSSTVKRALDGRYIVTLPKDEKVIAKLGESKETAFKRLQGLERRLGKDPILRKRYDEFLMEYLKLGHMKKVNVNEDCQINRVFLPHHPVVKESSTTTKVRVVFDASCKTATGISLNDGLVAGPVIQDDLRSIIFRCRTRQIMVIADVEKMFRQVIVASDDRWLQNILWRFDSKEPPSTYELTTVTYGTKPAPYLATRALQQLTIDEAHKYPLTSKSAREDVYMDDLISGADDMDSASELCRQLVSMMDKGGFHLRKWASNCPAALQDIPKEDMAIQNTAVELDPDPEVRTLGLIWLPSSDSLKLHFNVPLVEVTERLTKRKVLSIIAALFDPLGLVGATVTMAKLFMQLLWTLPGENSDRLEWDDFLPAAVELNWRRFHAQLPALAGIRIARCVMLPKMIEQEIHVFCDASEKAYGACLYLKSVDESGQVMVSLMASKSRVALLKSQSLPRLELCGALIAAELFDKVRAATRFEGRVYFWTDSTTVLQWLKSVPTTWTTFVANRVSKIQSLTETARWCHVPGIQNPADLISRGMFPEELVLSMLWWHGPSWVNEPSKWPDQPKLPKTQSIEAERKRTVVALGVVEDGDFYIRYFQSFSNYTDLIRKTAYWCRYFKNLKNKVDGTNLQVGFLTSEELKQAEWTLIRRIQQAAFEGEWKMLQKGEGVSRSSRIKWFNPFISKEDQVIRVGGRLTHSRQTEEAKHPAVLPARHHFTRLLLLHYHQRLLHAGPQLLLATSSSLWVICRLLASHHLDLLLRQVLIILAQFTIDQDRD